Proteins found in one Plasmodium gaboni strain SY75 chromosome 13, whole genome shotgun sequence genomic segment:
- a CDS encoding putative ribosomal RNA methyltransferase, translating into MICDILFKRQIIYNKKDIFYIKYISFYQHICKRGYKEAAAKVFNKKSSHTSTWIQRQISDRYVLRAKNDNYRSRAAYKLIELDNKYLFLKKNKIILDIGCYPGSWCQVILERTKNYRNKIIGIDKNIMDPIPNVYFIQGEIGVDNIDNKNNINYIDNNNKNSVDYKLREILQDKKIDVILSDAARPCIGNKIDDHLNSCELTLSITHFMEQYINIGGIYIVKMYLGSQTNNLKTYLKGIFQFVHTTKPKASRKESREIYLVCRNFIGRKKITQDIQIKGSFSSKEGYY; encoded by the coding sequence atgatatgcgatatattatttaaacgacaaattatatataataagaaagatatattttatataaaatacatttCATTTTATCAACACATATGTAAGAGAGGTTATAAAGAAGCTGCGGCTAAAGtgtttaataaaaaaagcAGTCACACAAGTACGTGGATTCAAAGACAAATAAGTGACCGTTATGTATTACGAGCGAAGAATGATAATTATAGAAGTCGAGCGGCATATAAGTTAATTGAATtagataataaatatttattcttgaaaaaaaataaaataattttagATATTGGATGTTATCCAGGTAGTTGGTGTCAAGTTATATTAGAGCGTACTAAAaattatagaaataaaataattggaattgataaaaatataatggACCCTATACCtaatgtttattttattcaaGGTGAAATAGGTGTAgataatatagataataagaataatataaattatattgacaataataataaaaattctGTAGATTATAAATTAAGAGAAATATTAcaagataaaaaaatagatGTAATATTAAGTGATGCAGCTCGTCCATGTATTGGAAATAAAATTGATGATCATTTAAATTCATGTGAACTCACATTATCAATAACACATTTTATGGAGCagtatataaatataggtggtatttatattgttaaAATGTATTTAGGTAGTCAAActaataatttaaaaacatatttaaaagGTATTTTTCAATTCGTCCATACAACTAAACCAAAAGCATCTAGAAAGGAATCAAGAGAAATATATCTCGTATGTAGAAATTTTATtggaagaaaaaaaattacacAAGATATACAAATCAAGGGTTCCTTTTCTTCAAAAGAAGGCTACTACTGA
- a CDS encoding putative vacuolar protein sorting-associated protein 18: MNKSEKEFCLKLFKIKNGNINLLKNRITHISISNKCIHLVLCNNTLIKYNVEENELSYIDFYNKKTTNNKGEIRSIYFDRNCYHGFICLANKEYIYIHFENNIIKNIMQLKKYNITSVIFNDYTDIKNTFPFLISTTEGEIIEININNKSSKNIDYEVIFSDDKLSILDINMINIIKTKTSPNNINNNQIVHRDDNKGDKNDNISDNNINNNINNNDHNNDHNNNIKDFQEMIKIIYFTTSNSLHEISYTFKNYKNNPYDNNTFTHVKLKTTSLPNNLKKQTKVFESSLDSLCSIIKIENIRNKNYLFWLNACSIFISKINNYKSPKYYTHDKKKNYNSFFNNNINQNQNVFSSSSSSSDSFSDSDGDAEHILSLSDDDYSYEINNSNILNNTNNMDHNININNSNNIDISHNNKKQILSRNKLYTNNNYLQKNKDNILNNTSIQYRNKYNEINPEFYLDNNYIIINFLDLHIFTTDNITAFSFTKSFYDSVYSKSRNIKYNFKDHQNMNNINNTNNLNTTNNGNTTNNSSCNNNISNIVDMCVNQLYIFLLLEEKLIIISNLKFKKVYEQKLDTETYGQAIRIIKDHSDNQVWLCTSKYIFKIVQNKKNNNIMYFNFKKKYNCKQIMQSNSYTQKIKMTNFILKNNKYDIHQYKYTNIRIDEKLISFLHKQQYFNISSFLYNNIHCYNNVIRIALYIWLIQLYIYSIDLYAYLFSSTSFYFNTKGKNNIFNKNYMLQRKRKNHNKSDFSCLTPNGNDVDRDFSMKGKENNEIKQNYCRSGDLGFGSGNSLTGSGNSLSGSGNSLTGSGNSYSKSGDNYSWSDNFNFGSDNFYSESHSSNYDSLQNNNLTTSELSVDEPRPNNGKINTNNMEEIKKSDIRKNDEDCNKISSDFFANIRRDDKKEEGEILDPQKDKIESDNKRGNITITPDNFMKNKKNRSYFKNKNDKLLRKNKSMLLRFYDEIINREERKEIKYHFDFNKGKKINLKALSENDDFYILLKIYRMKNTEIYNFLKSQKNIIMNDIERYKEMYINNDMDINNNIKLKKKIYEDIYSYKCLEVCIYIIILLKHFKNFFQLNDIIIEIFYNFNKMNFLLLYKFLCNDYNYIINYYMNNNKYNLLFNILLLLPQNILLDVLIEHAFTLFLHKPHKYVDMLIYYDNIIEDYTHIVMCMFMVIYFFKNRNHNKNIEVTKKLYKQDENVNHNINLEDNINLEDNINLEDNVNIEHNINVEHNINVEHNINIEHKINVENKINSQDNLTSRENIYLYNKPLNFKYQNKHTEECIRFLEYLTNKLIEENVLEKKENDENENYIYTFQCTWEKHYIINCLLILYIEEGNNEKIKNSLKKFKSANIHFDYLFIIRFLKEKKKEMFIPNIYILMKYFEEAVDKALELNDYKTAKKAVILCHDEEEKKKLFIKIIKHISKNINDNNLKEIINLVRDSNSILNLHDILPYINETIIIEYLKKDICNLLDIYNLKIKAKQQEIEENLHTIDLLNKDIKNIQKKYVILNKNDICYICRKTIFYKKCYVFSCNHYFHSECALNIYINNKSKEELFDFYTILQQYKNSILTKNDKEIMICENKIDDILTEECYICGSFSLASISQPFISPNEYELRDTWNISND; the protein is encoded by the coding sequence ATGAACAAGTCAGAGAAAGAGTTTTgtttaaaattatttaaaataaaaaatggaaaCATCAACCTATTAAAAAATCGAATAACTCATATAAGTATAAGTAATAAATGTATTCATTTGGTTTTGTGTAATAATACattgataaaatataatgtgGAAGAGAATGAATTATCTTATATAGATTTTTATAACAAGAAAACGACTAATAATAAAGGAGAGATACgatcaatatattttgatagAAATTGTTATCATGGATTTATATGTTTAGcaaataaagaatatatatatattcatttcgaaaataatattataaaaaatatcatgcaattaaaaaaatataatattacaagTGTTATATTCAATGATTACACAGACATCAAAAATACATTTCCATTCCTTATCTCAACAACAGAAGGAGAAATAATtgaaattaatattaataataaatcttcaaaaaatattgattATGAAGTTATATTTTCAGATGATAAATTATCAATTCttgatattaatatgattaatataataaaaactAAGACATCAccaaataatattaataataatcaaatTGTACATAGGGATGACAATAAGGGTGATAAGAATGATAATATcagtgataataatattaataataatattaataataatgatcataataatgatcataataataatattaaagatTTCCAagaaatgataaaaattatttattttactACAAGCAATAGCCTACATGAAATAAGTTATACATTtaagaattataaaaataatccttatgataataatacattCACACATGTCAAATTAAAAACAACATCCTTACCAAATAATCTTAAAAAACAAACCAAAGTTTTTGAATCATCTTTGGATTCTTTATGCTCcattattaaaattgaaaatattagaaataaaaattatctTTTCTGGTTAAATGCATgttctatatttataagtaaaattaataattacaaatcaccaaaatattatacacatgataaaaaaaaaaattataattctttttttaataataatataaatcaaaatCAAAATGTTTTCTCGTCATCCTCTTCATCTTCTGATTCTTTTAGTGATTCTGATGGAGATGCAGaacatattttatcattaagtgatgatgattattcatatgaaattaataattcaaatattttaaataatacaaataatatggatcataatataaatattaataatagtaataatattgacatcagtcataataataaaaagcAAATATTATCAAGAAATAAActatatacaaataataattatttacaaaaaaataaagataatatacTTAACAATACATCTATTCAATAcagaaataaatataatgaaataaatcCTGAATTTTATCTAGacaataattatattattataaattttttagatttacatatttttacaaCTGATAATATTACAGCTTTCTCATTTACTAAATCTTTCTACGATTCGGTTTATTCAAAAAGTAgaaacataaaatataattttaaagatcatcaaaatatgaataatataaataatacaaataatttaaatacTACTAATAATGGTAATACCACAAATAATAGTAgttgtaataataatatatctaacATTGTAGATATGTGTGTTAatcaattatatatattccttctattagaagaaaaattaattatCATAAGCAATctaaaatttaaaaaagtaTATGAACAAAAACTTGATACAGAAACATACGGTCAAGCCATAAGAATCATCAAAGATCATTCTGATAATCAAGTATGGTTATGCActtcaaaatatatttttaaaatcgtgcaaaataaaaaaaataataatatcatgtattttaattttaaaaaaaaatataattgtaAACAAATTATGCAATCAAACTCGTATAcacaaaaaattaaaatgaccaattttattttaaaaaataataaatatgatatacatcaatataaatatactaATATACGCATAGACGAAAAATTAATATCATTCTTACATAAACaacaatattttaatatttcctcatttctttataataatatacattGCTATAATAATGTTATCAGAATAGCTCTATATATTTGGCTCATACAactttatatttattcaatCGATCTATATGCTTATTTGTTTAGTTCTActtcattttattttaatacaaaaggaaaaaataatatttttaataaaaattatatgcTCCAACGCAAACGAAAAAATCACAACAAAAGTGACTTCTCATGCTTAACACCGAACGGAAACGATGTAGATCGTGATTTTTCAATGAAGGGTAAggaaaataatgaaatcAAACAAAATTATTGCCGTTCAGGTGATTTGGGTTTTGGGTCAGGCAATTCGTTAACAGGGTCAGGTAATTCTCTATCAGGGTCAGGCAATTCGCTAACAGGGTCAGGTAATTCTTATTCAAAATCAGGCGATAACTACTCATGGTCagataattttaattttggTTCAGATAATTTTTACTCCGAGTCACATAGTTCCAATTACGATTCATTACAGAATAATAACCTCACCACATCAGAATTAAGTGTTGATGAGCCTAGGCCAAATAATGGTAAgataaatacaaataatatggaagaaataaaaaaaagcgatattagaaaaaatgatgaggattgtaataaaatatctaGCGATTTCTTTGCAAATATACGACGTGATGATAAAAAGGAAGAAGGAGAAATATTAGACCCTCAGAAGGACAAAATAGAGAGTGATAATAAACGTGGAAATATAACTATAACCCCCGATAATTTTAtgaagaacaaaaaaaataggtcttattttaaaaataagaacGATAAATTGTTAAGAAAGAATAAAAGCATGTTGTTGCGTTTTTAtgatgaaataataaatagAGAAGAAAGGAAAGAGATTAAATATCATTTCGATTTTAATAAAGGGAAGAAAATAAATCTTAAAGCATTAAGTGAAAATGatgatttttatatattattaaaaatatatagaatgaaaaatactgagatatataattttttaaaaagtcaaaagaatataataatgaatgATATAGAAAGATATAAAgaaatgtatataaataatgatatggatataaataataatataaagttgaaaaagaagatatatgaagatatatattcatataagTGTCTAGAagtatgtatatatataataatattattaaaacattttaaaaatttttttcaattaaatgatataataattgaaattttttataattttaataaaatgaattttttattattatataaatttttatgtaatgattataattatataataaattattatatgaataataataaatataatttactctttaatatattattattattacctcagaatatattattagatGTTTTAATAGAACATGCCTttactttatttttacataaGCCACACAAATATGTAgatatgttaatatattatgacAACATAATTGAAGATTATACACATATAGTTATGTGTATGTTTATGGTCATCtacttttttaaaaatagaaaccataataaaaatatagaggtcaccaaaaaattatataaacaagatgaaaatgtaaaccataatataaatttagaagataatataaatttagaagataatataaatttagaagataatgtaaatattgaacataatataaatgttgaacataatataaatgttgaacataatataaatattgaacacaaaataaatgttgaaaataaaataaattcaCAAGATAATTTAACTTCAAGAGAAAATATATACCTTTATAACAAACcattaaattttaaatatcaaaataaaCATACAGAAGAATGCATAAGGTTTCTAGAATATTTGACAAACAAATTAATAGAAGAAAATGTTTTAgagaaaaaagaaaatgacgaaaatgaaaattatatttatacatttcAATGTACGTGGGAAaaacattatattataaattgtttattaatattatatattgaagaaggaaataatgaaaaaattaaaaattcTTTAAAGAAATTTAAAAGTGCAAATATCcattttgattatttatttattataagatttttaaaagaaaaaaaaaaagaaatgtttatacctaatatttatattcttatgaaatattttgaaGAAGCTGTTGATAAAGCACTTGAAttaaatgattataaaaCAGCCAAAAAAGCTGTGATTTTATGTCatgatgaagaagaaaaaaaaaaattatttattaaaataatcaaacatatatcaaaaaatataaatgataataatttaaaagaaattattaatttagTTAGAGATTCAAATTCCATTTTAAATCTACATGATATCCTAccttatataaatgaaaccattattatagaatatttaaaaaaagatatcTGTAATTTgttagatatatataatttaaaaattaaagcAAAACAACAAGAAATAGAAGAAAACCTACATACTATagatttattaaataaagatataaaaaatattcaaaaaaaatatgttatattaaataaaaatgatatatgttatatatgtagaaaaactattttttataaaaaatgttatgTCTTTTCTTGtaatcattattttcatagTGAATGTGCtcttaatatttatataaataataaatccAAAGAAGAACTTTTCGATTTTTACACAATACTTcaacaatataaaaattcaaTACTTACCAAAAATGACAAAGAAATTATGATTTgtgaaaataaaattgatgatatattaaCAGAGGAGTGTTATATATGTGGTTCCTTTTCTCTCGCATCCATTTCTCAGCCTTTTATTTCGCCTAATGAGTATGAACTCAGAGATACATGGAATATATCCAATGACTGA
- a CDS encoding hypothetical protein (conserved Plasmodium protein, unknown function), whose amino-acid sequence MNKLVNRSFEKLRFLHTSSIRKNCDDTGPLIKKKRRFFDLKLFRQHLRRQKSEEIENEKRELLKMCAKDPPMNWDVRTFLERIEIGDNIDEIEKCFKSWKEFITITPKELFLIDCLTNEQRRKLWKYINKYNYGLYPEDSYDDFVKNFQAPPLENENKPWTQEDDKKLDYYINYYDVNFGDPWLYISWYMKRTFDQVQNKYIELYLKKQNKKRKCELCLTKSTTPLLMNRKFKLDPPFLFIVPSSENFPTMNIFDYYQKECHTTNKQYDYTHQEKKKKNFKNDPLYPSYGSLIFSNKFLPFVNKSCF is encoded by the exons ATGAATAAATTAGTAAATAGAAGTTTTGAAAAGCTGAGATTTTTACATACATCATCAATTCGTAAAAATTGCGATGACACAG GACCACTTATTAAGAAAAAGAGAAGGTTTTTTGATTTGAAATTATTCAGACAACATTTGAGGAGGCAGAAAAGTGAAGAGatagaaaatgaaaaaaggGAGTTGCTAAAAATGTGTGCTAAGGATCCTCCTATGAATTGGGATGTAAGAACATTTTTAGAAAGGATTGAAATTGGAGATAATATTGATGAAATAGAGAAATGCTTTAAAAGTTGGAAAGAATTTATTACAATAACACCAAAGgaattatttcttatagATTGTTTAACTAATGAACaaagaagaaaattatggaaatatataaataaatataattatggTTTATATCCAGAAGATTCCTATGATGATTTTGTTAAAAATTTCCAAGCACCTCCTttagaaaatgaaaataaacCTTGGACACAAGAAGATGATAAGAAATTagattattatataaattattatgatgtTAATTTTGGTGACCCATggttatatatttcatgGTATATGAAAAGAACATTTGATCAAgttcaaaataaatatattgaattatatttaaaaaaacaaaataaaaaaagaaaatgtgAATTATGTCTTACTAAATCTACAACACCATTATTAATGAAtagaaaatttaaattagATCCTccatttctttttatagTTCCGTCATCTGAAAACTTCCCTACtatgaatatttttgattACTATCAAAAGGAATGTCATACTACAAATAAACAATATGATTATACTCatcaagaaaaaaaaaaaaaaaattttaagaATGATCCTCTTTATCCATCATATGGCTCATTAATCTTTTCAAATAAATTTCTCCCATTTGTCAATAAAAgttgtttttaa
- a CDS encoding hypothetical protein (conserved Plasmodium protein, unknown function), whose translation MCHYDISFTKKHLNVITQSNLLRYSLNNFTTVKLYKPAKFEEIKKKLFLKKRLFNIIHKKRTNDIKREPFYDNIIQYAQNKRKIYQNDKFNVKETKYKDIEEENKEIKPNEDVFINKNVNHNLYNHDHKCNDKCIQQKNEKEEKKKKKEHINIEKILFKTTTFSYIELQYILSTFIYYEKENIINDDLITLYNFLNLSEKDIYDYLSANELIPEYFLKTRIIKNLLKFININHPSLK comes from the coding sequence ATGTGCCATTATGATATATCTTTTACTAAAAAACACTTAAATGTTATTACACAATCAAACCTTTTAAGATATTCTTTGAATAATTTCACAACAGTTAAATTATATAAGCCAGCCAAATTTGAAgagataaaaaaaaaactctttcttaaaaaaagactatttaatataattcaCAAAAAAAGAACGAACGATATAAAAAGAGAACCCTTTTATGATAACATTATACAATATGCACAAAACAAGAGAAAAATTTatcaaaatgataaatttAATGTGAAGgaaacaaaatataaagatatagAAGAGGagaataaagaaataaaacCAAATGAAgatgtatttataaataaaaatgtaaatcataatttatataaccATGATCATAAATGTAATGATAAATGTatacaacaaaaaaatgaaaaagaagaaaaaaaaaaaaaaaaggaacatatcaatatagaaaaaattCTATTTAAAACTACTACATTTAGTTATATAGaattacaatatatattatctacatttatttattatgaaaaagaaaatataataaatgatgatCTTATAACtctatataatttcttaaATCTATCagaaaaagatatatatgattatttatCTGCAAATGAACTTATTCcagaatattttttaaaaacaagaataattaaaaatttgttaaaatttattaatattaatcatccgtctttaaaataa
- a CDS encoding putative mitochondrial ATP synthase delta subunit: MRYAGRGSYLNSFMRINKAMNKICFKKNKYSSLNIFERNEIKKFQMNIIDRKYVHSIEEEKKTEESEDYYKSMGDNIEKRYSLALYNVAKKQNKINEVSNDLLFIKNHLLKDTTFLNFLHTPNIEKKQKIDFIKNECKTLNKFNTITENFMESLFDSKRISFLSKIIEEFEFLLLKDRKEIKCVVYTANEIDNNYKQKIQDSILFKLNKQLNPLIEYKIDPYILGGLILQIGNQVYDFSAKSKIDKIKRNFTQ; the protein is encoded by the coding sequence ATGAGATATGCAGGGCGTGGAAGTTACTTAAATTCCTTTATGAGAATAAATAAAGCTATGAATAAGatttgttttaaaaaaaataaatattcctcattaaatatatttgaaagaaatgagataaaaaaattccaaatgaatataatagATAGAAAATATGTCCATAGTATagaagaagaaaagaaaacaGAAGAATCAGaagattattataaatCTATGGGAgataatatagaaaaacGTTATAGTTTAgctttatataatgtagctaaaaaacaaaataagATAAATGAAGTATCAAAcgatttattatttataaaaaatcaTTTATTGAAGGATACAACatttcttaattttttacaCACACcaaatattgaaaaaaaacaaaaaatagATTTTATTAAGAATGAATGTAAAACcttaaataaatttaatacAATAACAGAAAATTTTATGGAATCATTATTTGATTCAAAGAGAATATCCTTTTTGTCAAAAATTATAGAAGAATTTGAATTTctattattaaaagatagaaaagaaataaaatgtGTTGTTTATACAGCAAATGAaattgataataattataaacaaaaaattcAAGATTCTATTCTgtttaaattaaataaacaaTTAAATCCATTGatagaatataaaattgaTCCTTATATATTAGGAGGACTCATCTTACAAATTGGAAATCAAGTTTATGATTTCTCAGCAAAATCAAAAATTGACAAAATTAAAAGGAACTTTACtcaataa